A single region of the Drosophila miranda strain MSH22 chromosome 2, D.miranda_PacBio2.1, whole genome shotgun sequence genome encodes:
- the LOC108156595 gene encoding uncharacterized protein LOC108156595, protein MSNMQDVPLPEPEGLGKSGVASTVSTKSTSLKRFFKLSKKPHNFQDELQDVAESAGRQKDPTKNNTMGRFFTRFKNAQKDGDEPVSSTSNVTTDAGEEEQQQQDQGQVSNKPLPNVKPTIKESISSYWKMLFTRTKAQKQAGSGMSGGMEDVHELQQVKQDQTQLDGQFDQSDREEDIEVLNTPQPEVAVALTLQELND, encoded by the exons ATGTCCAACATGCAGGATGTACCGCTGCCGGAGCCAGAGGGCTTGGGCAAGTCGGGTGTCGCGTCGACGGTCAGCACCAAGTCCACTTCGCTGAAGCGCTTCTTCAAGCTGAGCAAGAAGCCGCACAACTTCCAGGACGAGCTCCAAGATGTGGCCGAATCAGCCGGCCGCCAGAAGGATCCCACCAAGAACAACACAATGGGTCGTTTCTTCACGCGCTTCAAGAACGCACAAAAGG ATGGTGATGAACCAGTGTCTTCGACTAGCAATGTGACCACTGATGCTggcgaggaggagcagcagcagcaggaccaGGGCCAGGTCAGCAACAAGCCGCTGCCCAATGTGAAGCCCACAATCAAGGAGTCCATATCGAGCTACTGGAAGATGCTCTTCACTCGCACCAAGGCCCAGAAGCAGGCTGGCTCTGGCATGTCGGGCGGCATGGAGGATGTGCACGAGCTGCAGCAGGTGAAGCAGGATCAGACTCAATTGGACGGCCAATTCGATCAGTCTGACCGCGAAGAGGACATTGAGGTTTTGAACACACCTCAGCCGGAGGTCGCTGTAGCTCTGACCCTGCAGGAGCTGAATGACTAA
- the LOC108157518 gene encoding uncharacterized protein LOC108157518 — protein MWWHVACGRCNWRQSLIEVPLIMLSKRCNASIRALVLTLYYVGVVVAIVGGTDDFVTMGMRRSRRGPTITERPGGMVMEGIGFQYTMRYQPGFHLHKLFAQPQEEEPPAASSTEMPMATPEPPAPPPEPTPEEDPDEPEPTIPMRTTSAPVEPLPEEVSPSPPPGTDEMMPSPTPPPIPPPEMKPTKRPTMRPPPGPPMLPSSTKTSIMQPQQTIKNLLFGSPIEANLILKQPSAPKSRGKGFLSLFEVIKFPNTKCSVSMGDIRTMEGVCYHEFECKSLGGIPTESCAEGVGVCCVFVNGCGDVTGQQIVYFESPNYPNAVREMMICVLILNVRKGVQQMRLDFQMFELSRPTNGDCVDDQFIVSGHNTNFQIPILCGINTGQHIYIHVGDSNEGKVYLSVFVKVSSGGRSFNIKVTQVEDDLAPNNCLQYFTETEGIVKSFNYDTDGSIVDNREATYFNNLNYAICLSRMKNVCSVSYNTEQLGGDQPDFQIVNKDEAENDLISDGQAGAGIFNCPDDFIAINSVPLCGERFNDGRETEDFTMHSTVRDTAAGPIILPFRTDAEYVGRGFRLLYRQELCV, from the exons ATGtggtggcatgtggcatgtggcagaTGCAACTGGCGACAGTCGCTGATTGAAGTTCCGTTAATAATGTTGTCGAAGCGTTGCAATGCCTCGATAAGAGCTCTCGTTTTGACGCTATATTATGTGGGCGTGGTGGTAGCCATCGTCGGTGGCACTGACGATTTTGTGACCATGGGAATGCGAAGGAGTAGGCGTGGCCCAACGATCACGGAGCGTCCTGGTGGCATGGTAATGGAGGGCATTGGTTTCCAGTACACGATGCGCTACCAGCCGGGGTTCCATCTGCACAAACTGTTCGCCCAGCCgcaggaggaggagccacCAGCAGCGTCATCGACAGAGATGCCCATGGCAACACCAGAGCCCCCAGCACCGCCGCCAGAGCCCACTCCAGAGGAGGACCCGGACGAGCCAGAGCCCACGATACCCATGCGCACGACATCCGCACCTGTGGAGCCCCTGCCCGAGGAAGTATCGCCCTCACCACCGCCAGGAACGGATGAGATGATGCCCAGTCCGACGCCTCCTCCGATTCCTCCGCCAGAGATGAAGCCCACCAAAAGACCAACGATGAGGCCACCTCCGGGGCCTCCTATGTTGCCGTCCAGCACCAAGACCTCCATTATGCAGCCCCAGCAGACGATCAAGAACCTCCTCTTTGGCTCCCCCATCGAAGCGAATCTCATACTGAAGCAACCGAGTGCCCCCAAGTCGCGGGGCAAAGGCTTTCTCAGCCTGTTCGAGGTGATCAAGTTTCCCAACACCAAATGCAGCGTCTCCATGGGCGACATACGCACCATGGAGGGTGTGTGCTACCACGAGTTCGAGTGCAAGAGCCTGGGTGGCATTCCCACCGAAAGCTGTGCCGAGGGCGTGGGCGTCTGCTGTGTCT TTGTCAACGGATGTGGCGATGTCACCGGCCAGCAGATCGTTTACTTCGAGAGCCCCAACTATCCGAATGCAGTGCGGGAGATGATGATCTGTGTGCTGATCCTCAATGTGCGGAAGGGAGTGCAGCAGATGAGATTGGATTTTCAAATGTTTGAG CTTAGTCGCCCAACCAATGGCGATTGTGTGGACGATCAGTTCATAGTTTCAGGCCATAATACCAATTTCCAGATACCCATACTCTGCGGCATTAACACGGGACAGCATA TTTACATCCACGTAGGCGACTCCAACGAGGGCAAAGTATATCTTTCTGTATTCGTAAAAGTCTCCAGTGGTGGACGTTCTTTCAACATCAAAGTCACCCAGGTGGAGGACGATCTGGCGCCCAATAATTGTCTGCAATATTTCACTGAAACAGAAGGAATTGTCAAGTCCTTTAACTACGATACAGATGGCTCCATTGTGGACAACAGAGAGGCTACATATTTT AACAATCTAAATTATGCCATATGTCTGTCGCGTATGAAGAATGTCTGCAGCGTCAGCTACAACACAGAGCAATTGGGCGGCGACCAGCCAGACTTCCAAATTGTCAACAAAGATGAAG CCGAAAACGATCTCATTTCTGATGGCCAGGCGGGGGCTGGTATCTTCAATTGCCCTGACGACTTTATAGCCATCAATTCAGTGCCGTTGTGTGGCGAGAGGTTCAATGATGGCCGAGAGACTGAAGATTTTACGATGCATTCGACGGTGAGGGATACGGCCGCCGGTCCCATCATCCTGCCCTTTCGCACCGATGCCGAATATGTGGGTCGCGGTTTTCGTTTGCTCTACAGACAGGAACTGTGTGTCTGA